In Triticum urartu cultivar G1812 chromosome 6, Tu2.1, whole genome shotgun sequence, the following proteins share a genomic window:
- the LOC125515411 gene encoding uncharacterized protein LOC125515411 encodes MAISATSSLALHAAPSAARRRMRSVVASATRFDRRSAVLLLLSAAGAGSSLAAVAPSANAAGSIGLFGIRKKLERAEEAAREVGEAAVEAVEAGGEAVAEAGKEVAGEGMQLAAEAGLAGDALVQAGVVAGAEALGVLVGLSVVNGILKPEA; translated from the coding sequence atggccaTCTCCGCCACCTCCAGCCTCGCGCTCCACGCGGCCCCGTCCGCCGCCCGGCGCCGCATGCGCAGCGTCGTCGCCTCCGCAACGCGGTTCGACCGGCGCTCGGCCGTGCTCCTCCTGCTGTCGGCCGCGGGTGCCGGGTCGTCGTTGGCGGCGGTGGCGCCGTCCGCGAACGCTGCCGGCAGCATCGGGCTCTTCGGCATCCGGAAGAAGCTGGAGCGGGCGGAGGAGGCCGCGCGGGAGGTGGGCGAGGCCGCGGTGGAGGCCGTGGAGGCCGGCGGGGAGGCGGTGGCGGAGGCCGGGAAGGAGGTCGCCGGGGAGGGCATGCAGCTGGCCGCCGAGGCGGGGCTCGCCGGCGACGCGCTCGTGCAGGCCGGCGTGGTCGCCGGCGCAGAGGCGCTCGGGGTCCTCGTCGGCTTGTCCGTCGTCAACGGCATCCTCAAGCCCGAGGCCTAG